The sequence CGAGTGGATCGCCAGTCACGTCCTGCACATCTATTTCCTGCATGCACCGGACTTCCTCGGCTTCCCCGACTCCATCGCCCTCGCGCGACGCGACCGAGCAGCCGTCGAGCGGGGACTGGCACTGAAGAAGGCGGGCAACGCCATCCTCGATCTCATCGGCGGCCGGGCCATTCATCCGGTCAACGTCCGGGTCGGCGGATTCCACCGCGCACCGACCCGCAACGAGCTGGCCCCGCTGGCGGAGCAGCTGCGCGCCGCCTTGGGGCACGCGATAGCCACCGTCGACTGGGTGTCCACCTTCGACTTCCCGGACATCGAACTCGACCACGACCTCCTCGCGCTCCACCACGAATCCCGGTACGCCATCGAGGACGGCGACATCGTCTCGACGAATGGATTGCAGTGTGGACCAGAAGATTTCCCCCGGCACGTGATCGAGCACCAGGTGCCGCACTCGACCGCCCTCCACGCCGAACTCGACGGCCGGCGCTACCTGACGGGGCCCTTGGCGCGCTACTCCCTCAACTCCGCGCAATTGACAGGTGCGGCCGCCGCGGCAGCAACAGCCAACCTCGGTGCGCAGTGCCGAAACCCCTACCGCAGCATCGTCGTTCGCGCCGTCGAAGTCGTCTATGCGGTCGAGGAGGCCTTACGTCTCATCGATCACTATCAGCGGCCCCCGCGATCCTTCACCGACGGGCCGCCCGTCCATGCGGTGGGTCACGGTGTCAGTGAGGCACCCCGCGGGTTGCTGTATCACCGCTATGAACTCGATCCGGACAGCCTGATCCGCACGGCGACCATCATTCCGCCCACCTCACAGAACCAGGCGGCGATCGAACACGATCTCCGCGCCGCCGTCGATGCTCATCTAACCCTCCCGGACGAGGAGTTGGCCGTCCTGTGCGAGCGGATCATCCGCAACTACGACCCCTGCATCTCCTGTGCCACCCACTTCCTGACACTCACGATCGACCGCCGATGACGGCGGTGGTGCTCGGAGTCGGGAACGAAAACCGACGCGACGATGGTGTCGGGCCCGCAGTCGCGCGCGCGGTCGCCGCCCGGGCGATTCCCAATCTGCTGGTCACGATTTCCGACGGTGACCCGGCGACCCTCCTCGACGCCTGGGCCGATATGGATGTCGCTGTCCTGGTGGACGCCATCGTGTGCGATCCTTCGCGGCCCGGCACCGTGCACCGATTCGACTCACAGGCGCTCGCCGCCCTGGATGCGAAGACCACCAGCACCCACGGGCTCGGACTCACCCAGGCACTGAGATTGGGTGCGGTGCTCGGCCGGCTGCCCCGGCGCTGGGTGCTGTACGCCGTCGAGGTCGCCGACATCGGTTACGGTCGCGGCCTGTCCTCTTCAACAAGGGAAGTTCTCGAACCGGTGACGTCGGCGGTGTTGGCCGAAGTCGCCGGCGTGCAGAGGAGCACATCATGAGCACCACCCCGATCGTCGTGGGCGTAGACGGGTCGCCGCCATCATCGGAGGCGGTGCGGTGGGGGGTGGCCGAGGCGATCCTTCGCAGCGCTCCACTGCTCCTTCTGGCGTGTGTCAGTTACCGCGGGGCCGAGTCCCTACCGCTGGTGGGCCCAGAATTGCGTGCGCGAGCCGAGCGTGACCTCACCGCAGCTACTGAGCTCGCTCGGGCTCACGACCCCCGCGGCGTTGTCCAGATGCACACGGAGCTGCACTGGCAGTATGCGCCCGCGGTGCTCGTCGACCGATCGGAGTCGGCGCGAATGATAGTGCTCGGCCGCCGCGGACTCGGCGAATTCACCGGCGGCCTGATCGGTTCGGTCACCTCGGCCGTGGCCCGGCACGCACACTGCCCCGTTGTCGTGATCGAAGGTGCCCCACCCTCCCTCGAGGAGGGCGGCGTGGGCCCGGTTGTGGTCGGCGTCGACGGCTCGGCCAACAGCGAACCCGCCATCGCGCTGGCGTTCGAGGAAAGTGCCCTACGACGAACCCCGCTGATCGCACTCCATGCCTGGTCGGACCAGGACCTGTCCACTCTTCCCCTGGAAACCGGCCCCGACCGCTGGAAGGCGGTCGCAGAGTCGGAACAGGCACTGCTGGGGGAGAGCCTGACCGGATGCACCCAGCAGTACCCCGACGTCGCGGTACAGCAGGTCCTCGTCAGAGACCGGCCGGTGCGGCACCTGCTGGCGCAGGCCGAAGAGGCGCAACTACTCGTCGTCGGCACCAGAGGCCGCGGCGGATTCAAGGGAATGACCCTCGGTTCGACGAGCGCGGCCTTACTGCACACCGCGCCATGCCCGCTCATCGTCGTCCCGCGGTGCTGAACGCCAAGCCCTTCAGGTGCTGTGTCCAGAACAGGGATGACTTTCGGCCACACGAGCACACCGTTCGACTCTGTCGTGCCCGGATTGTCTGCGGCACAGTGATCGGTATGCACGTCTGACGTGGTGAGGTAGGACTGATGGACGATGACACACTGAGTTTTCTGGACGCGGGGTTCCTCGAGACCGAGGATTCCGATGACCACGCGAGCCTGACGATCGGCGCGTTGGCGATTCTCGCAGGTCCGGCACCGACTCCGGATCAGTTCCGTGAGGCGGTAGTGGCGCGGTTGGTCGATCTACCGCACGCAAGAGACAAACTCCATATGGTGCCGCTGGATCTCGGGAAACCGTCCTGGGTGGAGGACCCGGTGTTCGACCTCGGCCACCACGTACGTCGGGTGGCGCTCCCGCAGCCCGGGGACGAGGAGACGCTGTTCGGGTTCGTGGCCCGGGTAATGGGGCATCGCCTCGACCGCGATCATCCGCTGTGGGAATGCTGGGTGGTGGAAGGACTCACCGGGGAGCGTTGGGCCGTGCTCGCCAAGATGCATCACTGTATGGCGGACGGCATCGCCGGCACCAAACTGTTCGAAGCGATGTGCGACGAGAACCCGCCGGTCATCACACCGGCCACACCGGAAATCGTCTCCCAGAAGCAGACCCCCTCCGGCATCATCGACACGATCACCGGAGTTCTGTCGCCGGCGCGTCAATTCCGGATGCTCACAGCGGTACTGACCGCACCGCAGCGATTCGCGGCGGCCACAATCGGCGCCACCCTGGGTTTTGCTCGCCTCCTCGCCGAGATGGTGACGTCAACGTCCGGCACGTCGTTGATCGGGCCCATCGGACGCCAACGGCGGTACTGCGCCGCCCGCACCCGCATGGCGGACGTCCGCGAAATCTGCTCCGCCTACGGAGTCACGGTCAACGACGTCGCTCTTGCCGCGATCACCAGCGGACTGCGCACGCTCCTCCTGCGACGAGGTGAAATCCCGGAAGCCCGCACCGTCCGCACCCTCGTCCCCGTGTCCGTGCGGACCGACCCACCGGGTGGGGGCCCG comes from Rhodococcus oxybenzonivorans and encodes:
- a CDS encoding Ni/Fe hydrogenase subunit alpha, which encodes MTPTTRELTVKALARVEGEGRLDVTVRDGRADRVDLAIYEPPRFFESFLRGRHYLEPPDITSRICGICPVAYQVSACNALEQACGIEVTDAVLDLRRLLYCGEWIASHVLHIYFLHAPDFLGFPDSIALARRDRAAVERGLALKKAGNAILDLIGGRAIHPVNVRVGGFHRAPTRNELAPLAEQLRAALGHAIATVDWVSTFDFPDIELDHDLLALHHESRYAIEDGDIVSTNGLQCGPEDFPRHVIEHQVPHSTALHAELDGRRYLTGPLARYSLNSAQLTGAAAAAATANLGAQCRNPYRSIVVRAVEVVYAVEEALRLIDHYQRPPRSFTDGPPVHAVGHGVSEAPRGLLYHRYELDPDSLIRTATIIPPTSQNQAAIEHDLRAAVDAHLTLPDEELAVLCERIIRNYDPCISCATHFLTLTIDRR
- a CDS encoding universal stress protein gives rise to the protein MSTTPIVVGVDGSPPSSEAVRWGVAEAILRSAPLLLLACVSYRGAESLPLVGPELRARAERDLTAATELARAHDPRGVVQMHTELHWQYAPAVLVDRSESARMIVLGRRGLGEFTGGLIGSVTSAVARHAHCPVVVIEGAPPSLEEGGVGPVVVGVDGSANSEPAIALAFEESALRRTPLIALHAWSDQDLSTLPLETGPDRWKAVAESEQALLGESLTGCTQQYPDVAVQQVLVRDRPVRHLLAQAEEAQLLVVGTRGRGGFKGMTLGSTSAALLHTAPCPLIVVPRC
- a CDS encoding hydrogenase maturation protease, with product MTAVVLGVGNENRRDDGVGPAVARAVAARAIPNLLVTISDGDPATLLDAWADMDVAVLVDAIVCDPSRPGTVHRFDSQALAALDAKTTSTHGLGLTQALRLGAVLGRLPRRWVLYAVEVADIGYGRGLSSSTREVLEPVTSAVLAEVAGVQRSTS
- a CDS encoding WS/DGAT/MGAT family O-acyltransferase, with protein sequence MDDDTLSFLDAGFLETEDSDDHASLTIGALAILAGPAPTPDQFREAVVARLVDLPHARDKLHMVPLDLGKPSWVEDPVFDLGHHVRRVALPQPGDEETLFGFVARVMGHRLDRDHPLWECWVVEGLTGERWAVLAKMHHCMADGIAGTKLFEAMCDENPPVITPATPEIVSQKQTPSGIIDTITGVLSPARQFRMLTAVLTAPQRFAAATIGATLGFARLLAEMVTSTSGTSLIGPIGRQRRYCAARTRMADVREICSAYGVTVNDVALAAITSGLRTLLLRRGEIPEARTVRTLVPVSVRTDPPGGGPVHNEVSLMLPFLPVDIEDHVEQLTAVHRRLAAHKAGNEAEGGKAFTALAQYGPFMPLAWAIRLAMRFPQHSVVAVATNIPGPRQMRHILGREILEIFPYVPIALRLRIGIAVLSYSDHLTFGITGDYDTNPDLADLAHGIEHGVASLLAAARLSEIS